In Spirosoma pollinicola, the genomic window GAAGGGGCCGGTATTGTGCTGTTTGCCCAGGCCGGTAGCTTGCCGCTGGCTATTCTGTCGATGATTACGTTCGCGTTATTCCTGAAAATGTCGAATGGCAGCACCTACGCCATTGTTCCCTTCGTGAACCCCAAAGCTGTGGGCGTTATTTCGGGAGTTGTCGGTGCAGGCGGAAACCTCGGGGGCATGTTAATGGCCTTCCTCTTTAAATCTCAGTCAATCAGTTACGGACAGGCCTTTATGTACATTGGCTGTATCGTGGCTGCTGTCGGAGCGCTCTTATTTTTAGTAAATTTCAGTAAAGAAGTGGTCGTAGAACCGGCAGAAGTAGAATTGCAAACAGCTTAATTTTAATGAATAATTGATAATGTTCAATGAAGAATGAATAGGGTGTAAGGTGTGCACTATGGTTGGTAGGTTGCAAATAACAGACTTGATTTTCCATACATTATGCATTATCCATTTTTCATTATCCATTAAAAGACTATGCATCAAACGACCTGTTGTTATTGTGGTGTTGGCTGTGGAATTGTCGTCAAGCAGGAACCGAACGGACGATTGACCGTTGAGGGCGATAAGCAACACCCGTCCAATAAGGGAATGCTTTGCTCGAAGGGTATGAATCTGCACTATACCGTCATGGATCAGTCAGATCGGCTGTTGTACCCGCAAATGCGGCTCAACCGGAATATGCCTATGCAGCGCGTGAGTTGGGATGCCGCACTGGAGCGAACAGCCGCCGTTTTTAAAACATTTATCCAGAAATACGGCCCTGACTCGGTCGCGTTCTATGTGTCGGGACAGTGCCTCACCGAAGAATATTACCTGGTTAATAAGCTCATAAAAGGGTTTATTGGGTCGAACAACATAGATACGAACTCCCGGCTGTGTATGAGTTCGGCGGTTGTAGGCTATAAGCTATCATTGGGCGAAGATTCCGTGCCGGTCTGTTACGATGACATCGAAGATGCCGACGTTTTTCTGGTTCAGGGCGCAAACCCAGCCTGGTGCCATCCCATCATCTGGCGTCGGATTGAAGCGCACAAGGCAGCTAATCCGCATGTTAAAATTATTTGTGTCGACCCTCGTAAAACCGATACGGCCCGGTCTTCAGATCTCCATTTACCCATTCGCCCCGGCACAGACATTGTTCTGAATAACGCTATTGGCCGATTACTGATCGAGAATGGCGACATTGACGTTGACTTCATAACCAATCATGCCGACGGCTTCACGGCCTACCGCGAACAGGTCATGCAACGCTCAGTTGAGGAAGCCGCCGAAATTTGTGGAATTTCTGCCGGTGGTATTCGGCAGGCGGCCGAGTGGATTGGCCGCTCGAAAGGCTTTCTGTCGCTCTGGACAATGGGGCTGAACCAGTCGGTCATTGGCGTAAATAAAAATCTCGCGCTGATTAATCTGCACCTGATTACAGGTCGGATTGGTAAACCCGGTAATGGACCGTTCTCACTCACGGGACAGCCCAACGCAATGGGTGGTCGCGAAACGGGTGGTTTGGCCAATGTGCTGCCCGCTCACCGCGATGTAACAAATGCGACTCACCGAGCCGAAGTTGAAGCATTCTGGAACAGTCCGGTCAAAATTGCGTCGAAACCCGGCCTGACCGCTACCGAAATGTTCGAAGCGCTGGCTGATGATAAATTGAAGGCCATCTGGATTATCAATACGAATCCGCTGGTGAGTATGCCCGATGTGAATGCTACCGAAAAAGCCCTTCAACACGCTCGTTTCGTGGTCGTTCAGGATGTATCGAACCGCGCCGATACGGTGCAGTTTGCCGATGTGGTGCTTCCCGCTGCGGCCTGGCTCGAAAAAGAGGGCACCATGACCAACGCCGAACGCCGGATTGCGCACCTTCCTAAAGTTCTCGATGCCCCTGGCGAAGCCTTGCCTGATTCGGAAATCATCTGGCGATTTGCCCGGAAAATGGGTTACGCCGATTCCTTTACTTACGCAAACACTTCGGAAGTTTACGACGAATACGCCCGGCTCACCGCCGGAACAAACGTCGATATTACAGGCGTCAACTATGCGTTGCTCAAGGAAAAACGTACCATTCAGTGGCCTTTTAGAAAGGGAGAAGGGAGTAAGGAGGAAAGGGAAGAGGGGACAAAAAGACTATTTACCGATAATAAATTTTACACTCCTAATGGCCGCGCCCAAATCCATGCCGTACCCGACGAAAATACCTCTGAGCCTACCGATGCTGGCTTTCCGCTTGTCTTAACTACTGGTCGTATCCGCGACCAGTGGCACACCATGACCAAAACCGGGCGGGTAGCCAAGTTGAAACAGCACAGTCCGCAGCCGTTCCTGCAAATCCATCCCGACGATGCCAAAGCACGCGGTATCGAAGAGGGACAACTGGTTGAGGTGCGCGGACGCCGGGGAGAGGTTCGCGTAAAGGCGCAACTTACGGACGATGTACGGCCGGGACTATGCTTTCTGCCGATGCACTGGGGAAAGGTTTTGTCTGACAAATTGGGAGAAAACAACCTGAACCGGGCGAACAACCTGACTAACTCGCTCGTTGATCCCCGTTCGAAAGAGCCAGATTTTAAGTTCTCGGCGGTGGAGGTCATTCCCTATGCAAAGCCTGTTGAAAAAATTATTATTATCGGGGCCGGTTCGGCTGGTTTAGGCTTTATCAACTCGTATCGTGCCCTTAAGTCGGGGCGCGTCGACAGCCCCACGACGTCGGTCAATGACGAAATGCATGTTTTCTCAAAAGAGATCTATCCATTTTACAACCGCGTTCTGTTGCCCGACTATATCAGCGGGGCGCAGTCGTGGGAGCAGCTTGTCAAACTGCGCGAAGATCAATTCGAGGAAGCTCGCATCATCGTACATAAGGGTGTTGGCATCGCCCATATCGACCGAAAGGCTAAGGTTGTTGTCGATACGGATGGCGTTGAACACACCTACGACAAAATCTTGCTTGGAACGGGTAGCCGGGCGTTTATGCCCAAAGGAATACCCCGTTTGCCGGGCATTTTCAATATGCGTTCGCGGCTCGATGCCGATTCGCTCATGCCATTCCTTAATCAACAGGACCCCCATGCCGTCATTGTTGGTGGTGGGTTACTCGGTCTGGAACTGGCGGCTTCCCTTCGGCAAATTGACGTTCGGGTAACGGTTATTCAGCGAGTGGGCCGATTTATGGAACGTCAGCTCGACCCACTGGCCAGCGAACTGCTCTATCTGGAACTCCTCGACCGGGGTATCGACATCTATTTTAACGAAGAAGTCCAGACCTTTATGGGGACGGATCAGGTTGCGGGCGTTCAGTTAAAATCAGGTAAAAAGATTGATTGTCAGGTTGTTGTCGTTGCAATTGGTACGGTTCCTAATATCGAACTTGCCCGCGAGGCCGGTTTGACCTGCAACAGGGGCGTGGTCGTGAATGATTACCTGCAAACCTCCGATCCCAGCATTTTTGCCGCCGGCGAAGTGGCGCAGTGGAACGGCCAGATGTGGGGGATTACGCTGGCCGCCGAACAACAGGCCGAAACAGCCGCCCGTTACATCGCTGGCGATATTTCGCAACCGTACAAAGGCAGTCTGTCGATCAGTATTCTGAAAATGGAAGGCCTGCACCTGTGCAGCATGGGCATGACCGAGGTTCCAGCCAACGCCGGTCCTGAATTTGAAGAGATCATCTTTATCGACAAGTCGAAGCGGTATTACAAGAAGTGCATTGTGCAGGGCGATAAACTCGTGGGTGCCATTTTAGTCGGTGATAAGAACGAGTTTGCCGAATTCCGCGAATTGATCGCCAACGGTACCGAGCTATCCGAAAAACGACTCCAACTTCTCCGCGCCAGCAAACAGGTTGACCCCGTCGAAGGCAAGTTGGTATGTTCCTGCAACACGGTTGGACAGGGAAATCTGGAGCGGGCCATACAGGCTGGCTGTACCGATTTTCAGCAGTTATGCCAGAAAACCGGTGCCGGAACGGGCTGCGGCTCATGTAGGCCAGAAGTGCGCAGTATTTTAGAGAAAATGAGTGAAAGAGTGAAAGAGCGACAGAGCGCTATTACTGGATTAGCTCCCCTCGGCATATTCGCACTTTCACTCTTTCACTCTTTCGCTCTTTAAATTTCATGCGCGATTACTACACCCTGAAAGTCAACATGCCTGCCGGTATTGTTTCGCCCGGTACGTTGCAAACCGTATTGTCGCTTGCCTATGAAGCGAAAGTGCGGAAGGTGCGCTTTGGTGCCCGCCAGCAATTGCTGATGACGGTGCATTATGAAGACATGCGCTTTCTGGAAAAAGACCTGAAACAACAGCAGATTTCGTACGAACTGAATTCGGAGCAATACCCGAACATCATCAGCTCCTATTGTGGCGAAGACGTTTTTCGTACCGGTGCCTGGCTGCGGGAAAGTGAGTACCACACCGTGCTGGATCAGTTCGATTATCAGCCCCGGCTGAAAGTCAATCTGTCGGATTCGAACCAGAGTTTTACACCCTTTTTTACCGGAAACCTTAA contains:
- a CDS encoding nitrate reductase, encoding MHQTTCCYCGVGCGIVVKQEPNGRLTVEGDKQHPSNKGMLCSKGMNLHYTVMDQSDRLLYPQMRLNRNMPMQRVSWDAALERTAAVFKTFIQKYGPDSVAFYVSGQCLTEEYYLVNKLIKGFIGSNNIDTNSRLCMSSAVVGYKLSLGEDSVPVCYDDIEDADVFLVQGANPAWCHPIIWRRIEAHKAANPHVKIICVDPRKTDTARSSDLHLPIRPGTDIVLNNAIGRLLIENGDIDVDFITNHADGFTAYREQVMQRSVEEAAEICGISAGGIRQAAEWIGRSKGFLSLWTMGLNQSVIGVNKNLALINLHLITGRIGKPGNGPFSLTGQPNAMGGRETGGLANVLPAHRDVTNATHRAEVEAFWNSPVKIASKPGLTATEMFEALADDKLKAIWIINTNPLVSMPDVNATEKALQHARFVVVQDVSNRADTVQFADVVLPAAAWLEKEGTMTNAERRIAHLPKVLDAPGEALPDSEIIWRFARKMGYADSFTYANTSEVYDEYARLTAGTNVDITGVNYALLKEKRTIQWPFRKGEGSKEEREEGTKRLFTDNKFYTPNGRAQIHAVPDENTSEPTDAGFPLVLTTGRIRDQWHTMTKTGRVAKLKQHSPQPFLQIHPDDAKARGIEEGQLVEVRGRRGEVRVKAQLTDDVRPGLCFLPMHWGKVLSDKLGENNLNRANNLTNSLVDPRSKEPDFKFSAVEVIPYAKPVEKIIIIGAGSAGLGFINSYRALKSGRVDSPTTSVNDEMHVFSKEIYPFYNRVLLPDYISGAQSWEQLVKLREDQFEEARIIVHKGVGIAHIDRKAKVVVDTDGVEHTYDKILLGTGSRAFMPKGIPRLPGIFNMRSRLDADSLMPFLNQQDPHAVIVGGGLLGLELAASLRQIDVRVTVIQRVGRFMERQLDPLASELLYLELLDRGIDIYFNEEVQTFMGTDQVAGVQLKSGKKIDCQVVVVAIGTVPNIELAREAGLTCNRGVVVNDYLQTSDPSIFAAGEVAQWNGQMWGITLAAEQQAETAARYIAGDISQPYKGSLSISILKMEGLHLCSMGMTEVPANAGPEFEEIIFIDKSKRYYKKCIVQGDKLVGAILVGDKNEFAEFRELIANGTELSEKRLQLLRASKQVDPVEGKLVCSCNTVGQGNLERAIQAGCTDFQQLCQKTGAGTGCGSCRPEVRSILEKMSERVKERQSAITGLAPLGIFALSLFHSFAL